The Deinococcus hopiensis KR-140 genome has a window encoding:
- a CDS encoding cobaltochelatase subunit CobN gives MTRSPTPRQRVTRADGRTINVARKRGHLSYCFHGCCCGRTDKGYPAAPADVYRDEWTRRKMRNAVHLTKGGCLGPCGLANAAHLVFDGHDVWFHSVNDAWLVRAIFDYISAMLERGGYLPPPPELVEYTFNYYAWDAAGGAAAGTVALPMATPEAPAELSGMAFLTHADTDLLNLRAAQETLPADFEPVTGVALGGIRSDAQMGTLLSGAVGRAEIVLVRIHGKFSAVPGAELLLEHARQAGQHLLLVSGTNEPDAELAALSLAPAHTLDTARAYLAASGWQNIRELLLSLSDTLRLTGYGAQPPLALPEHGIHHPDLPENATLEDWQKVRTLGRPAVGILLYRAHALSGNTDFIDTLVTALDEVGADALPVFTTSLKDVDERGDPKAFALLRGQVDALISTLSFAMADVQAGGVTQAGANVGALERLGVPVVQGLTSGGARGPWETSARGLNPLDTAMNLALPEFDGRIIGVPFAFKEQEAGEARRLQADPERTVRLAGITVRLARLRHLPNVEKRLAFIFTNSTAKASQVGNAVGLDSAASLLHTLHALKAAGYDVGKLPETSDALMHALIGRTSYDAAQLTPTQLAQAAAKVPADLYARWFTDLPVSQQRRMREQWGNPPGEAYVHDGSVALAGLSFGKVFVALQPPRGYGMDPDAIYHTPDLPPTHHYHALYRWMREPPELGGFGAHALVHVGKHGTLEWLPGKGAGLSENCFPDSLLGDLPLFYPFVINDPGEGTQAKRRAHATILDHLPPPLTRADTYGPLAELAALVDEYYQLELLDPSKLPLLQGQIWDLVQKADLGTDLGTMLRRDHGDHVHAWDDEFTEEGVPVTISEMNGADIAHLLEDIDGYLCELGMAQIRDGLHVLGQPPQGEGLPEMLRALTRLANAEVSGMNAGLAGVLGLDLGALLDAPGARLAPCAALDALAGRPVLTHGDALEVLDELALHLYQTLQARDFDASAIPEALALSLGLREDYGTLPETLDYACRVLKPNLDATTDEITHLLAGLSGRYVPAGPSGAPSRGLAHILPTGRNFYAVDPRALPSQAAWTVGSSLAREVLERHLKEAGTYPEHVAISVWGTSNMRTQGDDVAQILALIGARPLWHPQSRRLTGVELIPLAALGRPRIDVTVRISGFFRDAFPHLITLLDEAVNLAMQADEPEEQNYLRKHYVADLRERLSELPPEEAQSRASYRIFGSAPGTYGAGILDLIHEGNWKDEADFARTFINWGGYAYTAADAGTDAREDFRARLSVTQLVLHNQDNREHDIFDSDDYLQFFGGMIASVRSLSGAQPRQYFGDTANPERARVRDLKEEALRVYRSRVVNPKWLEGVRRHGYKGGLEQTATVDYLFGFDATAQIAHDFMYEGVAQAYALDPENQAFLRESNPWALNAIAGRLLEAHARDLWTPEQATLNALQNLLAESEGLLEDRGEAGRVRG, from the coding sequence GTGACCCGTTCCCCTACCCCCAGACAGCGCGTTACCCGCGCCGACGGCCGCACCATCAACGTGGCCCGCAAGCGCGGTCACCTGAGCTACTGCTTTCACGGCTGCTGCTGCGGGCGCACGGACAAGGGGTATCCGGCGGCCCCGGCGGACGTGTACCGGGACGAGTGGACCCGGCGCAAGATGCGGAACGCCGTTCACCTTACCAAGGGCGGGTGCCTGGGGCCCTGCGGCCTTGCCAACGCCGCCCACCTCGTGTTCGACGGGCATGACGTGTGGTTCCACTCGGTCAACGATGCCTGGCTGGTGCGGGCCATTTTCGATTATATCAGCGCGATGCTGGAGCGAGGCGGCTACCTGCCCCCGCCCCCTGAACTGGTGGAGTACACCTTCAACTATTACGCCTGGGACGCGGCAGGCGGTGCGGCTGCGGGAACGGTGGCCCTGCCCATGGCGACGCCCGAGGCCCCCGCCGAACTGTCTGGCATGGCCTTCCTGACCCACGCCGATACGGACCTGCTCAACCTCCGCGCCGCGCAGGAGACGCTGCCCGCCGACTTCGAACCGGTGACGGGCGTGGCCCTGGGGGGCATCCGCTCGGACGCGCAGATGGGCACGCTGCTTTCCGGTGCCGTGGGGCGAGCGGAAATCGTGCTGGTGCGAATTCACGGCAAATTCTCGGCGGTGCCGGGGGCCGAGTTGCTGCTCGAACATGCCCGTCAGGCGGGGCAACACCTGCTGCTGGTGAGCGGCACCAATGAACCGGACGCCGAACTGGCGGCGCTGAGCCTCGCGCCCGCGCACACCCTGGACACCGCCCGCGCCTACCTCGCCGCGAGTGGGTGGCAGAACATCCGGGAACTGCTGCTGTCGCTGAGCGACACGCTGCGGCTGACCGGATACGGGGCGCAGCCGCCCCTCGCTCTGCCCGAGCACGGCATCCACCACCCGGACCTGCCGGAAAACGCCACGCTGGAAGACTGGCAAAAGGTCCGCACGCTGGGCCGCCCCGCCGTGGGCATTCTCCTGTACCGCGCCCACGCGCTAAGCGGGAACACAGACTTTATCGACACCCTGGTTACGGCGCTCGACGAGGTCGGGGCCGATGCCCTGCCCGTCTTTACCACCAGCCTCAAGGATGTGGACGAGCGGGGGGACCCAAAAGCCTTCGCGCTCTTGCGGGGGCAGGTGGACGCCCTGATTTCCACCCTCTCCTTTGCGATGGCCGACGTGCAGGCGGGGGGCGTGACCCAGGCGGGGGCCAACGTGGGCGCGCTGGAACGTCTCGGCGTGCCCGTGGTGCAGGGGCTGACGAGCGGTGGGGCGCGCGGACCCTGGGAGACCAGCGCGCGGGGTCTGAATCCCCTCGATACCGCCATGAACCTGGCCCTGCCCGAGTTCGACGGGCGGATTATCGGCGTGCCCTTCGCGTTCAAGGAGCAGGAGGCCGGGGAAGCCCGCCGATTGCAGGCGGACCCGGAGCGGACGGTTCGGCTGGCGGGCATTACGGTACGGCTGGCCCGGTTGCGGCACCTGCCCAACGTTGAGAAGCGGCTCGCCTTTATCTTCACCAACTCCACCGCCAAGGCGTCCCAGGTGGGCAACGCGGTGGGGCTGGACTCGGCGGCCTCGCTGCTGCACACGCTGCACGCACTGAAGGCCGCGGGATACGACGTGGGCAAGCTGCCCGAGACGAGTGACGCGCTGATGCACGCCCTCATCGGGCGCACGTCCTACGACGCGGCGCAGCTCACGCCCACGCAGCTCGCGCAGGCCGCTGCGAAGGTGCCCGCTGACCTCTATGCGCGGTGGTTCACGGACCTGCCTGTCAGCCAGCAACGCCGGATGCGGGAGCAGTGGGGCAACCCGCCCGGCGAGGCGTATGTGCATGACGGCTCCGTGGCGCTGGCGGGCCTCTCCTTCGGCAAGGTGTTCGTGGCGCTGCAACCCCCACGCGGGTACGGCATGGACCCGGACGCCATCTACCACACGCCGGACCTGCCGCCCACGCATCATTACCACGCGCTGTACCGCTGGATGCGTGAGCCGCCGGAACTGGGCGGTTTTGGAGCCCACGCCCTGGTTCACGTGGGCAAACACGGGACGCTGGAATGGTTGCCCGGCAAGGGCGCGGGCCTGAGCGAGAACTGTTTTCCCGACAGCCTGCTGGGCGACCTGCCCCTCTTTTACCCCTTCGTCATCAACGATCCCGGCGAGGGCACCCAGGCCAAGCGCCGCGCCCACGCCACCATCCTCGACCACCTGCCGCCGCCATTGACCCGTGCCGATACCTACGGGCCGCTGGCGGAACTGGCGGCGCTGGTGGACGAGTATTACCAGCTCGAACTGCTGGACCCCTCCAAGTTGCCCCTCCTCCAGGGGCAAATCTGGGACCTGGTGCAGAAGGCGGACCTGGGGACGGACCTGGGCACCATGCTGCGCCGGGACCACGGGGACCACGTGCACGCGTGGGACGACGAGTTCACCGAGGAGGGCGTGCCCGTAACCATCAGCGAGATGAACGGGGCGGACATCGCGCACCTGCTGGAAGACATCGACGGGTACCTGTGCGAACTGGGCATGGCGCAGATTCGGGATGGGCTGCATGTGCTTGGGCAGCCGCCCCAGGGTGAGGGGCTGCCCGAGATGCTGCGGGCCCTCACCCGACTGGCGAACGCGGAGGTTTCGGGCATGAATGCTGGCCTGGCCGGAGTGCTGGGGCTGGACCTGGGCGCATTGTTGGACGCGCCCGGCGCACGTCTGGCGCCTTGCGCCGCACTGGACGCCCTCGCGGGTCGCCCGGTCCTCACCCACGGGGACGCGCTGGAGGTGCTGGACGAACTCGCGCTGCACCTGTACCAGACCTTACAGGCGCGGGATTTTGACGCCTCCGCGATTCCCGAGGCTTTGGCCCTCTCGCTCGGCCTCCGGGAGGATTACGGCACGCTCCCCGAGACCCTGGACTACGCCTGCCGGGTCCTCAAGCCCAATCTGGACGCGACGACAGACGAAATCACGCACCTGCTCGCGGGCCTCTCCGGGCGGTATGTGCCTGCCGGGCCAAGCGGGGCGCCTTCCCGGGGCCTCGCGCACATCCTGCCCACGGGGCGCAACTTCTATGCCGTGGACCCCCGGGCGCTGCCCTCGCAGGCGGCGTGGACGGTGGGCAGCAGCCTCGCGCGGGAGGTGCTGGAGCGGCACCTGAAGGAAGCGGGCACCTACCCTGAACACGTCGCCATCAGCGTCTGGGGCACTTCCAACATGCGCACCCAGGGGGACGACGTGGCGCAAATCCTCGCTTTGATCGGCGCGCGGCCCCTGTGGCATCCTCAGAGCCGCCGCCTGACGGGCGTGGAACTCATCCCCCTCGCGGCGCTGGGCCGTCCCCGCATCGACGTGACGGTGCGGATCAGCGGCTTTTTCCGGGACGCCTTTCCCCACCTGATCACCCTGCTCGACGAGGCGGTCAACCTCGCCATGCAGGCGGACGAGCCGGAAGAACAGAATTATCTGCGCAAGCATTACGTCGCGGACCTGCGCGAACGCTTGAGCGAGTTGCCCCCGGAAGAGGCGCAATCCCGCGCCAGCTACCGCATCTTCGGCAGCGCGCCGGGCACCTATGGCGCGGGGATTCTGGACCTCATCCACGAGGGCAACTGGAAGGACGAGGCGGACTTCGCCCGCACCTTCATCAACTGGGGTGGGTATGCGTACACAGCGGCCGACGCCGGAACGGACGCCCGTGAGGACTTCCGCGCCCGCCTTTCGGTCACCCAACTCGTGCTGCACAACCAGGACAACCGCGAACATGACATCTTCGACAGCGACGATTACCTGCAGTTCTTCGGCGGGATGATCGCCTCGGTGCGGTCCCTGAGTGGCGCGCAGCCCCGGCAGTACTTCGGGGACACGGCCAATCCCGAGCGTGCCCGCGTGCGAGACCTGAAGGAGGAAGCCCTGCGCGTGTACCGCTCGCGGGTGGTCAATCCCAAGTGGCTGGAAGGTGTCCGCCGCCACGGCTACAAGGGTGGGCTGGAGCAGACGGCGACGGTGGATTACCTCTTTGGCTTCGACGCCACCGCGCAGATTGCCCACGACTTCATGTACGAGGGGGTGGCCCAGGCGTATGCGCTGGACCCCGAGAACCAGGCGTTCCTGCGGGAATCGAACCCCTGGGCACTGAACGCCATCGCTGGGCGGCTGCTCGAAGCCCACGCCCGCGACCTCTGGACCCCCGAACAGGCCACGCTGAACGCCCTGCAAAACCTGCTGGCCGAGAGCGAGGGCCTGCTCGAAGACCGGGGCGAGGCGGGACGGGTGCGGGGATGA
- the bluB gene encoding 5,6-dimethylbenzimidazole synthase, which translates to MRSGDREALWRVLEARRDHRHFRPDPVPQGALERVLEAFRVAPSVGLSQPWHVTVVRGPDLRNAVYTSFAGVRAREQERFAGPRRALYNTLKLEGIREAPVGLLVSFVPPADATLGTTSLPTALEYSVVSAITLAWLAATAEGLGMGWVSLVEPDDLMAALGLPGHLRPLAYLCLGFPALDLKEPLLQTVGWAQARPLTVEWRD; encoded by the coding sequence ATGCGTTCCGGCGACCGCGAGGCCCTGTGGCGCGTGCTGGAAGCCCGGCGCGACCACCGGCATTTCCGCCCTGACCCCGTTCCGCAAGGAGCGCTGGAGCGGGTGCTGGAGGCGTTTCGCGTCGCTCCCAGCGTGGGCCTGAGCCAGCCCTGGCACGTGACGGTGGTGCGCGGCCCAGACCTGCGGAACGCCGTCTACACCAGCTTCGCGGGGGTCCGGGCGCGGGAGCAGGAACGCTTCGCCGGACCGCGCCGCGCCCTGTACAACACGCTGAAACTGGAGGGCATCCGGGAAGCGCCCGTCGGCCTGCTCGTCAGCTTCGTGCCGCCTGCGGACGCTACGCTGGGCACCACCAGCCTGCCCACCGCCCTGGAGTACAGCGTGGTCAGCGCCATCACGCTCGCCTGGCTGGCCGCCACGGCCGAGGGACTGGGGATGGGCTGGGTCAGTCTGGTGGAGCCGGACGACTTGATGGCGGCGCTGGGGCTGCCCGGCCACCTCCGTCCCCTCGCCTACCTGTGCCTGGGCTTTCCCGCCCTGGATCTGAAAGAGCCCCTGCTGCAGACCGTGGGCTGGGCGCAGGCCCGGCCCCTCACGGTGGAGTGGCGGGACTGA
- a CDS encoding nickel transporter — protein MAATLALVFALGVRHGIDADHLAAIDGFSRLRPSRWTGVLFGLGHGLVVTLLALLAGHLGQDFGLDWLAPYLFLGVAALNLWRLLRPAPAHTHRLPALALGPFVVGLLLAVGMETSSQLAALSLARSLSPLALGLTFTLGMVLADGLDGLLASQLQRGQRADPRRSDIASRVMGWLVVGLSLLFALTGLANVSLEDVAGPLGLAVFGVLLALRIWSRMGPRTPQVA, from the coding sequence ATGGCGGCCACCCTCGCCCTGGTGTTCGCGCTCGGCGTGCGGCACGGGATAGACGCCGATCACCTCGCGGCCATCGACGGCTTTTCCCGGTTGCGCCCCAGCCGCTGGACTGGCGTGCTGTTCGGGCTGGGACACGGGCTGGTGGTCACCCTGCTGGCGCTGCTCGCGGGGCACCTGGGTCAGGACTTCGGGCTGGACTGGCTGGCCCCGTACCTGTTCCTGGGGGTGGCGGCGCTCAACCTGTGGCGGCTGCTGCGCCCCGCCCCTGCCCACACGCACCGGCTGCCCGCACTGGCGTTGGGACCGTTCGTGGTGGGCCTGCTGCTGGCTGTGGGAATGGAAACGAGCAGCCAGCTCGCGGCCCTGTCCCTGGCGCGCAGCCTCTCTCCGCTGGCCCTGGGCCTGACCTTCACCCTGGGCATGGTGCTGGCCGACGGCCTGGACGGCCTGCTCGCGTCGCAGCTTCAGCGCGGTCAGCGGGCCGACCCCCGCCGCTCGGACATCGCCTCCCGCGTCATGGGCTGGCTGGTGGTGGGCCTGTCCCTGCTGTTTGCCCTGACTGGCCTGGCGAACGTGAGCCTGGAGGACGTGGCCGGACCACTGGGGCTGGCTGTGTTCGGCGTGCTGCTGGCCCTGCGAATCTGGAGCCGGATGGGTCCCCGGACTCCGCAGGTGGCCTGA
- a CDS encoding CobW family GTP-binding protein, whose protein sequence is MTLSTFKTPVTIVSGFLGGGKTTLLGNLLNQTHDRTLALIVNEFGEVSIDGPLLETREDGVELHDVHGGLLAYGGEGDAFRRTLHALKDRRHTFDHVLIETSGLAVPTAVMVTLEEPEFSSDFALDATLVVVDTPLLLAGAFSAEAAEEAARSAARVFGAQLEYADVAVLNKIDSLTDADLLQAEADVRHRAPRVRFIELAYGARLDTQLTLGLNLHGRRSAAHQAPVSGAPGTLAQPLHDHSALDGHAHGDLDAHVHSLSTHQHFHEHDPGWQSFRLTSDDAQNVPELVRTVQNVARVFPVLRVKGFVQGEDGGRHAVQAVRSRVEVHPAPVNADAANELIFIGYHVSRKKVTEALQRALPQRWA, encoded by the coding sequence ATGACCCTTTCGACCTTCAAAACCCCCGTCACCATCGTCAGCGGCTTTCTGGGGGGTGGCAAGACCACCTTGCTGGGCAATTTGCTCAACCAGACGCACGACCGCACCCTCGCCCTGATTGTCAACGAGTTCGGGGAGGTCAGCATCGACGGCCCCCTGCTGGAAACGCGTGAGGACGGCGTAGAGCTGCACGACGTGCACGGCGGGCTGCTCGCCTACGGCGGCGAGGGCGACGCCTTCCGCCGCACCCTGCACGCCCTGAAAGACCGCCGCCACACCTTCGACCACGTGCTGATCGAGACGAGTGGACTGGCCGTGCCCACGGCCGTGATGGTTACGCTGGAGGAGCCCGAATTCAGCAGCGACTTCGCGCTGGACGCGACCCTGGTCGTGGTGGACACTCCCCTGCTGCTGGCGGGAGCCTTCAGCGCGGAAGCCGCCGAGGAGGCCGCCCGCAGCGCCGCCCGGGTCTTTGGCGCCCAGCTGGAATATGCGGACGTGGCGGTGCTGAACAAGATTGACAGCCTGACCGACGCGGACCTGCTTCAGGCGGAAGCGGACGTGCGGCACCGCGCTCCCCGCGTGCGCTTCATCGAACTGGCCTATGGGGCGCGGCTGGATACGCAGCTCACCCTGGGTCTGAATCTGCACGGCCGCCGCAGTGCGGCCCACCAGGCCCCCGTCAGTGGCGCTCCCGGTACGCTGGCACAGCCCCTGCACGACCACAGCGCCCTGGACGGTCACGCACACGGCGATCTGGACGCCCACGTCCACAGCCTGAGCACCCACCAGCACTTCCACGAGCACGACCCAGGCTGGCAGTCTTTCCGCCTGACCAGCGACGACGCGCAGAACGTGCCCGAGCTGGTGCGGACCGTGCAGAATGTGGCCCGGGTGTTTCCCGTGCTGCGCGTGAAGGGCTTCGTGCAGGGCGAGGACGGCGGGCGGCACGCGGTGCAGGCGGTGCGCTCCCGGGTGGAGGTGCACCCCGCACCCGTCAACGCAGATGCCGCCAACGAGCTGATTTTTATCGGCTACCACGTCAGCCGCAAGAAAGTCACCGAGGCGCTGCAGCGGGCGCTGCCCCAGCGGTGGGCCTGA
- the cobJ gene encoding precorrin-3B C(17)-methyltransferase: MTGHLSLVSVGPGDLSLVPERARQALLDADVIVAYDLYLRWVQPLITTQEVLTPPLTQEKYRAQLATEKAGEGKRVALVSSGDIGVYAMAGLVFEDLPQDPPFGVEVIPGITSATACASLLGSPLTHDFATLSLSDLLCPWAWIEGRASHIAQADLACVLYNVQSKSRREGVYRVLRLMLEHKRPDTVCGVVRNAYREDQEVRVTTLEALLQDEFDMLTTIVIGNRFTARKGRWMYTPRGYNDWQPGRAGETRAASSHLGESIWVFSGTRDGNALALQLAEAGEHVTLSAASELGGQVAPKHPHIELYSGPPGVEARRRALRGARAVVDATHPYAQAMTAGLRELTAELGLPYFRYERPGGLPADTGGLALVDSFREAARAAAPHGRVFLATGSKDLKAFLHAVPGAEVFVRLTPQPDVLRRAGELGVPPGRICAMVGPFSREFNVAQWRAWNIGAVVTKESGAEGGFPAKLEAARELGLPLIVVRRPPPLPGAFFSTGALLSALNAHLKEPA; this comes from the coding sequence ATGACCGGACATCTCAGCCTCGTTTCTGTCGGTCCGGGAGACCTCTCACTGGTGCCCGAACGTGCCCGACAGGCCCTGCTGGACGCGGACGTGATCGTCGCGTATGACCTGTACCTGCGCTGGGTGCAGCCCCTGATCACCACGCAGGAGGTGCTGACCCCGCCCCTGACCCAGGAGAAGTACCGCGCGCAGCTCGCCACCGAGAAGGCGGGGGAGGGAAAGCGGGTGGCCCTCGTCAGCAGCGGGGACATCGGCGTGTACGCCATGGCGGGGTTGGTGTTCGAGGACCTGCCCCAGGACCCGCCCTTCGGCGTGGAGGTCATTCCCGGCATTACCAGCGCCACCGCCTGCGCCAGCCTGCTGGGTTCCCCCCTCACGCACGACTTCGCCACGCTGAGCCTCTCGGACCTGCTGTGTCCCTGGGCGTGGATCGAAGGGCGCGCCAGCCACATCGCCCAGGCGGACCTCGCCTGCGTGCTGTACAACGTGCAAAGCAAGTCCAGGCGCGAGGGCGTGTACCGTGTGCTGCGCCTGATGCTGGAACACAAGCGTCCGGACACGGTGTGTGGGGTGGTCCGCAACGCCTACCGCGAGGATCAGGAGGTGCGCGTCACCACGCTCGAAGCCCTGCTGCAAGACGAGTTCGACATGCTGACCACCATCGTCATCGGCAACCGCTTCACCGCCCGGAAGGGGAGGTGGATGTACACGCCGCGCGGTTACAACGACTGGCAGCCCGGGCGGGCCGGGGAGACGCGGGCTGCGTCCTCCCATCTCGGGGAAAGTATCTGGGTCTTCAGCGGCACCCGGGACGGCAATGCCCTGGCCCTGCAGCTGGCGGAGGCCGGGGAGCACGTGACCCTCAGCGCCGCTTCCGAACTCGGCGGGCAGGTGGCGCCGAAGCATCCGCACATCGAGCTGTACAGCGGTCCCCCGGGGGTGGAAGCCCGCCGCCGTGCCCTACGGGGTGCGCGGGCCGTGGTGGACGCCACCCACCCTTATGCCCAGGCCATGACCGCCGGGCTGCGGGAACTGACGGCAGAACTGGGTCTGCCCTACTTCCGCTACGAGCGGCCCGGCGGTCTGCCCGCCGACACGGGGGGTCTGGCGCTGGTGGATTCCTTTCGGGAAGCCGCGCGGGCCGCCGCGCCCCATGGCCGGGTGTTCCTGGCGACGGGCAGCAAGGACCTGAAAGCCTTCTTGCACGCCGTACCAGGAGCGGAAGTCTTCGTGCGCCTCACGCCGCAGCCTGACGTGCTGCGCCGCGCCGGGGAACTCGGGGTGCCGCCGGGACGCATCTGCGCCATGGTGGGGCCCTTCTCCCGTGAATTCAACGTGGCCCAGTGGCGGGCCTGGAACATCGGTGCGGTGGTCACCAAGGAAAGCGGTGCGGAGGGGGGCTTCCCCGCCAAGCTGGAGGCGGCCCGCGAACTCGGCCTGCCCCTCATTGTGGTGCGCCGCCCACCGCCCCTTCCCGGTGCCTTTTTCAGCACCGGTGCCCTGCTGTCCGCCCTGAACGCCCATCTCAAGGAGCCCGCATGA
- a CDS encoding cobalamin biosynthesis protein — protein MTVAIWPVRRESEALAQRLAEALNAALHRPWQNAARPLAQFQDAFHEARAWVFIGATGIAVRFLDGLTRNKRTDPAVVVLDDAARFAIALLGGHEGGANRLAYRVSRLTAAVPVVTTATEAVKPLTLGIGCRRGVSENQITAAVRQALGERHLDEVREVATVDLKANEAGLLAFCERHGLPLRVLDRADLAARPFVTQPSAWVQQNVGLPGVCEPCALSASPRGSLIVPKLALDGVTVAVVEDPGASAFEEKS, from the coding sequence GTGACGGTGGCGATCTGGCCAGTCCGCCGCGAATCGGAGGCGCTGGCGCAGCGGCTGGCAGAGGCGCTGAACGCCGCCCTGCACCGGCCCTGGCAAAATGCCGCGCGACCCCTTGCCCAGTTTCAGGACGCCTTCCATGAGGCCCGCGCCTGGGTCTTCATTGGGGCCACCGGCATCGCCGTGCGCTTTCTGGACGGGCTGACGCGCAACAAACGCACGGACCCGGCGGTGGTGGTGCTGGACGACGCGGCCCGCTTCGCCATTGCCCTGCTGGGTGGACATGAGGGCGGGGCCAATCGCCTCGCCTACCGGGTGTCCCGCCTCACCGCGGCCGTGCCCGTCGTGACCACCGCCACCGAGGCGGTCAAGCCCCTCACCCTGGGCATCGGGTGCCGCCGGGGCGTGAGCGAGAACCAGATTACCGCCGCCGTTCGGCAGGCCCTGGGAGAACGCCACCTGGACGAGGTGCGCGAGGTGGCGACAGTGGACCTCAAGGCGAACGAGGCGGGCCTGCTCGCCTTCTGTGAGCGGCACGGCCTGCCTCTGCGGGTACTGGACCGGGCTGACCTCGCCGCGCGGCCTTTTGTCACGCAGCCCAGCGCCTGGGTGCAGCAGAACGTGGGGCTGCCCGGGGTGTGCGAACCCTGCGCCCTGAGCGCCAGCCCCCGGGGAAGCCTCATCGTGCCCAAGCTGGCCCTGGACGGCGTGACCGTCGCTGTGGTGGAGGACCCAGGCGCATCCGCTTTCGAGGAAAAGTCATGA
- the cobM gene encoding precorrin-4 C(11)-methyltransferase, translating to MYFIGAGPGAPDLITLRGARLLGECQLILYAGSLVPGAVLEHAHPGAERFNTAGMHLNEQVALYRRAREQGRNVARVHSGDPAIYGATAEQMRALRELNIPYEVVPGVSSFTASAAVLGAELTRPNVTQTVILTRVSGRASPVPERENLPSLAAHGASLCLFLGGNQLPHIVADLLTAYPPHTPVALVQRASQPGERQHVSTLDRLLSEIRVSEWALTTMLLVSPALSDPETSSCLYDPAYAHRFRRAEKPGGEA from the coding sequence GTGTATTTCATTGGCGCGGGGCCCGGTGCCCCCGACCTCATCACGCTGCGCGGCGCGCGGCTCCTGGGCGAATGCCAGCTCATCCTCTACGCCGGTTCCCTGGTGCCCGGGGCGGTGCTGGAACATGCCCACCCCGGCGCCGAGCGCTTCAACACCGCTGGCATGCATCTGAACGAGCAGGTGGCCCTGTACCGCCGTGCCCGTGAGCAGGGGCGGAACGTGGCCCGCGTGCACTCCGGCGACCCCGCCATCTACGGAGCGACTGCCGAACAGATGCGGGCGCTGCGCGAACTGAACATTCCGTATGAAGTGGTGCCCGGCGTCAGCAGCTTTACCGCGAGCGCAGCGGTGCTGGGCGCCGAACTCACCCGCCCCAATGTGACGCAGACGGTCATCCTGACCCGCGTGTCGGGCCGGGCCAGTCCAGTGCCGGAGCGGGAGAACCTGCCCAGCCTCGCCGCACACGGCGCGAGCCTCTGCCTGTTCCTGGGGGGCAACCAGCTCCCTCACATCGTGGCAGACCTGCTCACGGCCTACCCGCCGCACACCCCCGTGGCCCTGGTGCAGCGGGCCAGTCAGCCTGGCGAGCGGCAGCACGTCAGCACGCTGGATCGCCTGCTGTCCGAAATCCGCGTGAGCGAGTGGGCGCTGACCACCATGCTGCTCGTCAGCCCGGCCCTCTCGGACCCCGAGACGAGCAGCTGCCTGTACGACCCCGCCTACGCCCACCGGTTCCGCCGCGCTGAGAAGCCCGGGGGGGAGGCGTGA
- the cobI gene encoding precorrin-2 C(20)-methyltransferase → MTPPGTFYGLGVGPGPHGLLPVAALNVLQEADFIYAPRSRVSEGSVALAALNGLDFPLERVREVAFLMDGDDSRIGEHYATLAREIAGYQRAGRSVAYLTIGDAMTYSTLGYLVAALTREAPNLPRRVFPGVTSYAAAAALTGFSLGEGRERALILPCPDDVEDLRAEIERSDVVVLMKVGRRLPAVLALLSDLGILSHCALAHRLGLDGEVVRASLDPLPDPGRLGYLSVLLIRKSAPRRFS, encoded by the coding sequence GTGACTCCTCCCGGCACCTTCTACGGCCTGGGCGTGGGCCCAGGCCCCCACGGCCTGCTGCCCGTCGCGGCGCTGAACGTTTTGCAGGAGGCAGACTTCATCTACGCGCCCCGCTCCCGTGTGTCGGAGGGCTCGGTGGCCCTCGCCGCGCTGAACGGCCTGGACTTTCCCCTCGAACGGGTGCGCGAGGTGGCGTTCCTGATGGATGGTGACGATTCCCGCATCGGCGAGCATTACGCGACGCTGGCCCGGGAAATCGCGGGGTACCAGCGGGCGGGGCGCAGCGTCGCCTACCTGACCATCGGCGACGCAATGACCTACAGCACCCTGGGCTACCTCGTGGCGGCCCTGACGCGGGAAGCGCCGAACCTGCCACGCCGCGTGTTTCCCGGCGTGACCAGCTACGCCGCTGCCGCCGCCCTGACCGGTTTCAGCCTGGGGGAAGGCAGGGAGCGGGCGCTTATCCTGCCCTGCCCGGACGACGTGGAAGACCTGCGCGCCGAGATCGAGCGGAGCGACGTGGTGGTCCTGATGAAGGTGGGCCGCCGCCTGCCCGCTGTGCTCGCGCTGCTCTCGGATCTGGGCATCTTGAGCCACTGCGCCCTCGCCCACCGGCTGGGCCTGGACGGCGAGGTCGTGCGGGCCAGCCTGGACCCGCTGCCTGACCCTGGCCGCCTGGGGTATCTCAGCGTGCTCCTGATTCGCAAATCGGCTCCCCGGAGGTTTTCTTGA